In one window of Tenrec ecaudatus isolate mTenEca1 chromosome 3, mTenEca1.hap1, whole genome shotgun sequence DNA:
- the ENAM gene encoding enamelin codes for MVLLQCRHGTSFPKLDHLVSPGQMKILLVFLGLLGNSTAMPMQMPRMTRFSSKSEEMMRYGQFNFMNPPHMSQLGPMYGNGLQNPQLFPQYQMPMWPQPPPPWHPQKPPSPSGSKRQSKTDQTQETQKPTQPQPKKPPPKRPLKQPPKQSPQTTPQPTEDAPTPQAFPPFNNGLFPYQQPPWQIPPRVPPGYGRPPISNEEGGNPYFGYFGYHGFGGRPPYYSEEMFEQDFEKPKEKDPPKKETPAAEPTTNATVPETNATQSNAARAGGSQVGNDTTAPGHGPGANPTAQDGVGSPPAVNVSNPGGPGNRTPWGPRQPNVYENYPKPNPGRGRGVPAGRQWRPAGPAAGHRPYGHGPFYRTHQVPRGPRRNAFAWAGKPVAWPGNPAYRRAYASISRGNAPNPARNPANFRRKLQGPNKHPVGANVAQTLATKPGPVVRNENIQNPRETPLGPKERIVVPTKEPSAPWKNSPDDGVNKPSYKPPQTEGNRPVPSFNSVDQHENTYYPRGDSRRGQNPDGQAPNQHLPKGIVLEPRKTPYESETNQPELKPSAYNPIYPEEIPSPAGEGFPPGRNHWSHQEISPPLQEAPGRQEEPLPPPSQGSRGSVFYSEHHPYHPRESSPYLRGNTWDERGDPPDTMGQPENRLYPMNTPDRKETVPYNEEDPIDPTGDEPFPGPGRWGEEASSFKGSPTLRHYESQRYPSNQPKEYLPYTLENPSKPREDFPYGDFYPWGPEDHFPPYNTVPTLPPPVESRGYYMENAVRPEESPVFPPWDSWDHRIQTDGPKERRQYVNRNFWDQTPNVYHAPANPLDHGQNRPYSSNSPVGLQKNPTWHEDENLNHGMQMTRLNSPEEEQVAFPGLMSQSHPPEQKEAKLFHPSQRSPCCAGGATGPKDNPLALQDYTPSFGPAPGENQDASPLYTEGSHTKHARHIISPASVLPGQRNSSEKRLPVESQNPSPFRDDAATLRRNTPCSRKNQLDQRGILPFPQSKSTPCLKSDLGGDGNNIVEQMLEGNQPNERTVDFTPEQLVIGTPDEKSPPEAIQSEVPGSEGERQQQRPSSILQLPCFGAKLAMHHFSGPGTPSSNGRQDPFVGDPIMPTENPNTLAELATEAHFQSANVNTLNEGDHSPLESFIKGTDPEDQVQDCLLLQA; via the exons GTCTCCCCTGGACAAATGAAGATCCTCCTGGTCTTTCTAGGTCTGCTTGGCAATTCCACTGCGATGCCA ATGCAAATGCCCCGGATGACCAGATTTAGCAGTAAAAGTGAGGAG ATGATGCGATACGGTCAGTTCAACTTCATGAACCCTCCACAT ATGTCACAACTTGGCCCCATGTATGGAAATGGCCTACAAAACCCTCAGCTCTTCCCACAGTACCAGATGCCCATGTGGCCGCAGCCACCGCCACCCTGGCATCCACAGAAACCGCCATCTCCCTCAGGATCCAAGCGCCAAAGCAAGACTGATCAAACCCAGGAGACCCAGAAACCCACCCAACCCCAGCCAAAAAAGCCGCCACCAAAGCGCCCTCTAAAGCAGCCTCCCAAGCAGTCTCCACAGACCACCCCTCAGCCCACAGAGGACGCCCCCACCCCGCAG GCATTCCCACCATTTAACAATGGGCTGTTTCCTTATCAACAACCACCATGGCAAATTCCACCG AGAGTACCACCAGGTTATGGACGCCCACCAATCAGCAATGAAGAAGGAGGG AATCCTTACTTTGGATATTTTGGCTATCACGGATTCGGGGGGCGTCCTCCTTATTATTCAGAAGAGATGTTTGAACAAGATTTTGAAAAACCGAAAGAAAAAGATCCCCCTAAAAAAGAGACTCCAGCGGCCGAACCCACCACTAATGCCACTGTGCCCGAGACCAATGCCACCCAGTCGAATGCGGCGAGAGCCGGCGGGAGCCAGGTGGGAAACGACACCACCGCACCGGGACACGGCCCGGGTGCGAACCCCACGGCGCAAGACGGGGTCGGTTCACCCCCGGCTGTGAACGTTTCCAATCCGGGGGGGCCGGGAAACCGAACCCCCTGGGGCCCGCGCCAACCAAATGTTTATGAGAATTATCCCAAACCGAATCCTGGCCGCGGCCGAGGTGTTCCTGCGGGGAGACAGTGGCGCCCCGCGGGGCCCGCCGCGGGCCACCGGCCCTACGGGCACGGGCCGTTTTACCGAACTCACCAGGTACCCAGGGGTCCCCGCCGCAACGCCTTCGCTTGGGCAGGCAAACCAGTGGCCTGGCCGGGAAACCCAGCTTATCGCAGAGCGTACGCTTCTATTTCCAGAGGCAATGCTCCCAACCCTGCCAGGAATCCAGCAAACTTCAGAAGAAAACTCCAAGGGCCAAATAAACACCCGGTGGGAGCCAATGTGGCCCAAACTTTGGCAACCAAACCTGGTCCTGTGGTCCGCAACGAAAACATCCAAAATCCGAGGGAAACGCCTCTCGGTCCGAAAGAAAGAATCGTTGTTCCCACAAAGGAGCCAAGTGCCCCCTGGAAGAACTCTCCAGATGATGGGGTTAACAAACCAAGTTATAAACCGCCTCAAACTGAGGGCAACAGGCCAGTCCCAAGCTTTAATTCCGTTGATCAACATGAAAACACCTATTACCCAAGAGGAGACTCCAGGAGAGGCCAAAATCCTGATGGACAAGCCCCAAACCAGCATTTGCCCAAAGGAATTGTTTTAGAACCAAGAAAAACCCCATATGAATCAGAGACTAATCAACCAGAATTAAAGCCCAGTGCATATAATCCCATATACCCTGAGGAAATCCCTTCTCCTGCAGGCGAAGGTTTTCCTCCAGGAAGAAACCACTGGAGCCACCAAGAAATCTCTCCCCCTCTGCAGGAGGCTCCAGGAAGGCAAGAAGAACCTTTGCCTCCTCCGTCCCAGGGTTCTAGAGGaagtgttttctactcagaacatCACCCCTACCACCCCAGGGAAAGCTCACCCTACCTTAGGGGCAACACTTGGGATGAGAGAGGTGATCCTCCCGATACCATGGGGCAACCAGAAAACCGACTGTACCCCATGAATACTCCAGATCGGAAAGAGACAGTCCCTTATAATGAAGAGGACCCAATTGATCCAACTGGAGATGAACCTTTCCCCGGACCAGGGAGATGGGGTGAAGAAGCGTCTAGCTTTAAAGGAAGCCCAACTCTTAGACACTATGAAAGCCAACGATATCCCTCCAACCAGCCAAA AGAATATCTTCCCTATACCTTAGAAAATCCCTCAAAACCCAGGGAGGATTTTCCATATGGAGATTTTTACCCCTGGGGCCCAGAGGATCATTTTCCACCATATAATACAGTTCCCACTTTACCGCCACCTGTGGAAAGCAGGGGCTATTACATGGAGAATGCTGTTCGGCcagaagaaagccctgtgtttcccCCTTGGGACTCCTGGGACCATAGGATTCAGACGGATGGGCCCAAAGAAAGAAGACAGTATGTTAATAGAAATTTCTGGGACCAGACACCAAATGTATACCACGCTCCAGCTAACCCACTAGACCACGGACAGAACCGGCCCTATTCCAGTAACTCCCCAGTTGGGCTTCAGAAAAACCCCACGTGGCATGAAGACGAGAACCTGAACCATGGCATGCAAATGACTAGGTTAAATTCACCAGAGGAGGAACAGGTAGCTTTCCCAGGTTTAATGTCTCAAAGTCATCCACCTGAACAAAAAGAAGCAAAATTATTTCACCCAAGCCAAAGAAGTCCCTGCTGTGCTGGTGGGGCCACGGGTCCCAAGGATAATCCACTTGCTTTACAAGACTATACTCCATCCTTCGGTCCTGCACCAGGGGAGAACCAGGACGCCAGCCCACTCTATACAGAAGGGAGTCATACTAAGCATGCCAGACACATCATCTCCCCTGCAAGCGTTTTGCCTGGCCAAAGAAATAGCTCAGAGAAGAGGCTGCCTGTGGAAAGCCAAAACCCAAGTCCTTTCAGAGATGACGCGGCCACTCTGAGGAGAAACACACCATGTTCTAGAAAGAATCAATTGGACCAAAGGGGCATACTGCCTTTTCCTCAATCAAAAAGCACACCGTGTCTCAAAAGTGACCTTGGCGGAGATGGGAACAACATTGTAGAACAAATGCTGGAGGGCAACCAACCCAATGAAAGAACAGTGGACTTTACCCCTGAGCAACTTGTGATAGGTACCCCTGATGAAAAGTCCCCACCAGAAGCAATCCAAAGTGAAGTACCAGGAAGTGAGGGTGAAAGGCAGCAGCAAAGGCCCTCTAGCATCCTACAGTTACCGTGCTTTGGCGCCAAATTAGCCATGCATCACTTCTCTGGTCCTGGCACTCCATCTAGCAATGGAAGGCAAGACCCATTTGTTGGTGATCCAATTATGCCGACTGAAAACCCAAACACATTGGCTGAGTTAGCTACTGAGGCACATTTTCAGAGTGCAAATGTAAACACACTCAACGAAGGTGACCATTCTCCCTTGGAGTCCTTTATAAAAGGGACCGATCCAGAGGACCAGGTACAAGACTGTTTATTACTTCAGGCTTAG